The Daucus carota subsp. sativus chromosome 9, DH1 v3.0, whole genome shotgun sequence genome window below encodes:
- the LOC108201043 gene encoding pentatricopeptide repeat-containing protein At1g63330-like, with protein MMSRMRSAFTACFTSNAIHDKGFLGFLRHGTPALTTTSSCCRVIALLRLHSLSQSPTCPNPNHIPNHLTKLQQLLLEKSRVGFDKPDDALRVFDKMHRMKPLPSVVDFTQLLAALVKTKHYSVAVSVFSKMCSFGIPVNIVTYSTVINCCCHLKHIDYAFALLAAIFKRGFIPTIVTYTTLVRGLVSQDKFLEAELMFSYLLQHNQIEPDAVSFNTIIDGLCKTGNTSQAMRLLRYMEKKGCMPCVVTYNTIIDSLSKDRLVDDALGLLAEMSDKGIQPSVVTYNSLIHGICNLDRWDDISKLFRDMDRHKISPNMHTYSILVDAHARDGKVKDAEYLIELMIRRGQHPDVVTYSALMDGYCLRGELDKALVVLSTMISKGILPDTQTYTILINGYCKKMKVDTAITLLEEMPMKGLTPTVETYSTILDGLFRTRRLDEAHMFYRKMLNQGVKLNIVTCRILLHGLCCNGLAGEAMSVFHDMESCGLLPDIHIYNILIHGLFKDGKVDEARSLFHNLRLKGLRPGVISYTIMIQGFCQEGLLEEAYKILLEMEENNCLPNEVTYNTLIRGCFKNKMYDGACVLIDEMCAHGFKADASTTSMLFDLLQSKEQDPALLAMQKKFMP; from the coding sequence ATGATGTCGAGGATGAGAAGCGCTttcactgcttgcttcacttcAAACGCTATTCATGACAAGGGCTTTCTTGGATTTCTCAGACACGGTACTCCTGCTCTTACCACTACTAGTTCTTGTTGTCGTGTTATTGCATTGCTTCGATTGCATTCACTTTCTCAATCCCCCACTTGCCCTAACCCTAATCACATTCCCAATCATCTTACAAAACTTCAACAATTACTTTTGGAGAAATCTAGAGTTGGTTTTGATAAGCCTGATGACGCTCTTCGAGTGTTCGATAAAATGCACCGTATGAAGCCTCTGCCTAGTGTTGTCGACTTTACTCAACTCTTGGCCGCCCTTGTCAAGACGAAACATTACTCCGTGGCTGTCTCCGTCTTTTCAAAGATGTGCTCTTTTGGCATTCCTGTTAATATAGTTACTTATAGTACTGTTATCAACTGTTGTTGCCATTTGAAGCACATTGATTATGCCTTTGCGCTGTTGGCTGCCATCTTTAAGCGTGGTTTCATCCCTACTATCGTTACATACACAACTCTTGTTAGGGGGCTCGTTTCCCAGGACAAGTTTCTCGAGGCTGAGCTTATGTTCTCTTACCTTCTCCAGCACAATCAAATTGAGCCTGATGCAGTTAGCTTTAACACCATTATTGACGGCCTCTGCAAAACAGGCAACACTTCCCAGGCTATGAGGTTGCTTAGGTACATGGAGAAGAAAGGTTGTATGCCGTGCGTAGTAACTTACAACACTATTATTGATAGTTTGTCCAAAGACAGATTAGTCGATGATGCTTTGGGTCTTCTTGCTGAAATGAGTGACAAAGGCATTCAACCAAGTGTTGTAACCTATAACTCGTTAATTCATGGTATTTGCAACCTCGATCGGTGGGACGATATTAGCAAATTGTTCAGAGATATGGACAGACACAAAATTTCTCCAAATATGCATACCTACAGTATATTGGTTGATGCACATGCCAGAGATGGAAAGGTCAAAGATGCTGAGTATCTGATAGAGTTAATGATTCGAAGAGGCCAACATCCTGATGTAGTCACGTATAGTGCACTCATGGATGGATACTGCTTGCGGGGAGAATTGGATAAAGCGTTAGTGGTGCTCAGTACCATGATAAGTAAGGGGATTTTGCCTGACACTCAGACCTATACTATATTGATCAATGGTTATTGTAAGAAGATGAAAGTAGACACGGCAATAACTCTCTTAGAAGAAATGCCCATGAAAGGTTTAACACCTACAGTTGAAACGTACAGTACTATTTTGGATGGCTTATTTCGTACGCGTAGGCTTGATGAAGCACATATGTTTTATAGGAAGATGTTAAACCAAGGTGTTAAACTGAATATAGTGACCTGCAGGATCTTGTTGCATGGACTTTGCTGCAATGGACTTGCTGGTGAAGCAATGTCCGTGTTTCATGACATGGAGTCATGTGGCTTACTTCCTGATATACACATTTATAATATTCTGATTCATGGATTGTTCAAGGACGGCAAGGTTGACGAGGCCAGAAGCCTTTTTCATAATCTTCGTTTGAAGGGTTTACGGCCTGGGGTCATATCTTACACCATTATGATCCAAGGATTCTGTCAAGAGGGGTTGCTGGAAGAAGcatataaaatacttttggaAATGGAAGAAAACAATTGCTTGCCTAATGAAGTTACATACAACACTCTTATCCGTGGATGCTTTAAGAATAAGATGTATGATGGAGCTTGTGTACTTATAGATGAGATGTGTGCTCATGGTTTCAAAGCAGATGCCTCTACCACCTCCATGCTATTCGATTTGCTGCAATCGAAGGAGCAGGACCCCGCACTCCTTGCTATGCAGAAGAAGTTCATGCCTTGA